A region from the Bacteroidota bacterium genome encodes:
- a CDS encoding helix-turn-helix domain-containing protein, whose product MLLNEFIKENPTINVTVSGEDLLIFGKEIASKTASEILDKKEEKLYTPKEIEEKFGVCTTTVWRWRKLGILESKKIGNRVYFTESSIQSVIEKKG is encoded by the coding sequence ATGTTATTAAATGAATTTATTAAAGAAAACCCGACCATAAATGTAACTGTATCGGGTGAAGACTTGTTAATTTTTGGTAAAGAAATAGCAAGCAAAACAGCCAGTGAAATACTGGACAAAAAAGAGGAAAAACTCTACACCCCCAAAGAGATTGAAGAAAAGTTTGGAGTTTGCACAACTACCGTTTGGCGTTGGCGAAAATTAGGAATCCTCGAAAGTAAGAAAATAGGCAATCGAGTTTATTTTACTGAAAGCAGTATCCAAAGTGTAATCGAAAAAAAAGGCTGA